The DNA segment GGGAAGGCTTTAAAGGTCAGGGATGAGATGGAAACTTTAGGATTTTCTCCTTCCATTGAAATGTATAATTCTCTCATTTCTGGAAACTTTGTGGCTAACACTTCTGACAGGGTTGATGATCTTCTAAAGGATGTGCATGAGAAAGGATTGGTTCCCAACATAGCCACATATGGGGCTCTGATTGCTGGCTGGTGTAAAGAAGGAATGATGGATAAGGCTTTTGATGCTTATCTTGAAATGGTTGGTAAGGGCTTACCACCAAATATATTCATATGCAGTGCCCTTGTCAGTGGACTTTATAGACAAGGTAAGATTGATGAGGCAAATGTCCTATTGGCAAAAATTGTGGACATTAGAATGCTTCCAGATTTTGAAGCTTCTGATAAGTTGCTGAATCATGATGCAAAAAGTACCTATATGCACAGAATCACAGATCTCTTTACTGAGTATGCAAACGAAAATCTGCAGCCTAACAATGTCATTTGTAATGTCATTATCTGTGGACTTTGCAGGTCAGGAAAGGTTTTGGAAGCGAAACAGTTTTACTCAAACTTGTTGCAGAGGGGGTTAATCCCTGACCATTTTACTTACTGTTCTCTTATTCATGGCTATTCATCAGCTGGCAGCGTAGATGAAGCTTTTGAGTTAAGGGATGAAATGCTCAGAAAGGGTCTTGTTCCAAATATTGTGACGTACAATGCCCTCATAAATGGTCTTTGCAAGTCTGGAAACTTAGATAGAGCAGTTAATCTTTTCAACAAGCTGCAGTCGAAAGGTTTAGCTCCTAATGTTATTACTTATAATACATTGATCGATGGATACTGCAAAGTTGGTGAACTAACGGAAGCTTTTAAGTTTAAACAGAAAATGATAGAGGCAGGAATTTGTCCTAATGTTGTTACATATTCTACATTAATCAATGGTCTGTGTTGCCAAGGGGAGATGGAAGCATCCATCAAGCTTCTAGATCAAATGATTGAGAGTGGTGTAGACCCTGATTATGTGACATATAGTACACTGATCCATGGTTATATCAAACGTGGGGAAACGCAGCAGGTTACAAAACTATATGAAGAGATGCATATTCGTGGGCTTTTACCAGTGTTTGCTTTCAGAGAAAACACGAGTCCAGCATCTGTAACTGTAAACAAAATGCAGCTCGACTGCTCTAGACCATTGGAATGTATCGACACATTTTGAAATTATCTCATCTGTTGGAAGGATGAAGCCAAGCTTGCTCCAGATTCTGCATCTGCAATAGTCGGAAGGTGCTGCCTCATGCTATTCAGATCCGGAATTACAGCTGCAACATAACAAGTGCAAATGTGCTAAAACATTCATTTCATGTTCTTAAAATGTTTTATTCTGTTCCATGACCTTCAGTTGAGCCAGGTACATAGTCATTGTTAGTTGTTCTCTTCTTCCGGATCACTGTTTTAAGCTCATTTTGATTCTTTTGGTTTCAGGAGACTTTGGGTTCACTCTTTTTTAAATGCTTACACAGCCCATAGTATAATGGTTGCATTGGTCCTAAAAATTATGAGGTACTCCACCGAGTTAATTGTTTGCACATGTTGCATATACTGGTGTATTATTCATTCCTTTTCTTGTTGCAATTTTTATAAGCGATGCAGCTAGAATTTCTTTGTTTTCAGTGTAAAATTATTTCACTCAAGACAAGGAGTTGGTAGTGCACAGACAATatgatgaaattatatatactcccTTCAGGGATTTTGGAGCTGGAAGCTTACATGGCTTGTAGTATGAGTGAAACATTTTGGTGTATCTCCATATCTTGGGACTCCATCTCTGAACTTTCTTGTTCTTGCTGCTACTTGAAGCATCACAATAGATTGATAGAGCCATCAGGGACAGTTAACCCTGCGATGAATGTGGTATCCAAAGAATTCAATCTATTTGACTTCATTTTACTGGAGGTATGTACAGCATTCACTGGTGCACGCTTAATTTGTTTCATCTTGCTTTCTGAATTAAAAAGGTTATTCATGCTAAGTGTTGTAGTTTGTTCATATCATGCTGTGGAACATTGTTTACCTAGGAGAATTTGTTGATTCCATTTGTTtgattgcataactcttttgcttTATTATTGGTTCTATATTTTAGAATGCTTTCTTGCTCTTCTTCCCAGCAGCTTCTTTTTCATGGAGCAGATAGTAGGGGACGGACACAAGAAGAGGGTAGACGATTAGTAAAGAGAAGAAATCAGTGTTACCTAGGCCATCCAGCCTAACAAATTAGCCCTTTACACTAACAAAAGTTTACTACAATGAATTGGAAACCAACTATATATAAGCCAATAATGTGTAGGAAGGTGTTGGTTTccaattcattatatatataaaaccAGCCCTTGAAAATTTGGACCCTATGCattgtttttgttttgtgtgcACTGATATGATAGGAAGGTCGTCCGTCGGCTTCTAattcattatattatatatataagccAGCCCTAAAAAAAAGTTGAACCCTATGCAGCGTTCTTGTTTTCAAGTCCAATTGATAAGCAGCTATATGGAAATTTTTTACTGAAATTACTTGTTTTGAATTAAATTCGTttactgaaattccaaataacagaGGTTTTTTTTGTTTGCAGGTCTCAGGAGGTTTGGAGACGAGGTATTGGAGGTCCTACTTATGATCTGATGAAGCAAAATTACTGCAacaggaaaaagagaaaagaaatcgaCCTGCTTCTTGTTTCTACTACACTGAATTGTATATTCAGTCGAGTCTCGCTATCCGAGCACAGCTCAGTTACAGAACATGCTGATCAATGCATACATACTTGCGGAAGTGATCTGATTCTTGCAACTACAGTTTGGTGCATACATACGGACAAATGGATCGGGAGAATTATGAGGGAAGACTGTTGGATGATGGTTGAAGGAAGGTTTAAGAATTCCTTTGTAATTATCGATAATTTTCTATTAATAtagattaattattataaataatgtattgttttatttaaattattaactttttaaatataGGATTATCTAGAAaatgatgaaaattattttttttaatcatgtggacaagttaaaaattttaccaatcaattaaattattaattaatttattaatacaatttttagataataaataatttaaaatttatttttaagtatgaatcataaaaaataaatagtatattttatttttaaaaataaaatttaaactatttatttatttttcggaaagagtttatattttttatacaaaggGGTTTCTCCTTCCTCGTTGAGTGTAGATATTGAAGAGATTACCCGAGACGATATTTGAGGAGAGATAAgatctatttattatttttaattaattttaatttatatttaaaaaaattttaatattaggatttgttataattttatgatttaatataatgttttaatttttaaattttatgattaataagtaatgataattaatttgtgatgttagaatgattatttgatctataatggtatcataagtttaaataaattttaagattgatttaattattaaattttttttgaattaatataagagttttaatttatttaattaatgtgtatttttttttatgatttaattagttttaaatttaagattatgaattttaattatttaatttatgtaTTCgagttatttttaataatttaaaatattaaaatttaatttaataagaaAAATTTAATTGGGATCTAActtgagttaaattaatttggcAAACTGAGACGACGTAGTTCTTGTGGTCAAGTATGATCTAACTTAGGTGGTCAAGTATAATCTAAGCTCATGTGATAATGTGTGGTCCAACGTATGTGGTTGGATATGATCTAACTCATATGACTATGTACGATTCAGCTCGTATGACCAAGTAATAGTCAACTGATATAATAAGGTACGACTCAATTTATATGGTTACGTATAATTCAGTTCATTGTTGCATAATTTAATCCATTATCAtggatataaaattataaatgagatgtttgatatatatatatatatatatatatgtaactttTGATTTTGTTCATGTATAGTACGTAGAGAGCTTGCACTCGACTCGGTAGCTTTAGTTTGGTtgatttttatgatcatttcaaTATTGTAAACGGAGGTTATGTGGAAGCACAAAAATATGTCTTCGTGCGCGCATCAATTCATGAATGTCTTCGATGGTGTCATGGTCAAAGGCAATGATCCAATCCTCTGCTTATGGTGCATGCTTAGGATACTGCACAGTACTAATATTATGATACAGGAAAAAAGAAGAGCATTTTTATTTCCGCctccctttttttcttctttctttcgtgTGTCGTTTTCGTCCGTTACTATAACTGGTCGGTGGACATTCTACTGTTGATTCGTGTATTCATGCTAGAGCTTCACCATGTAAAGAAAAGATATTAAGCCTAGTTTATGACCACGAAcagtttctattattattattgtcttAATTTACAGTAATCACAACATTTCCTTGTGATTCCCACGTTTATGTTGGTCTGTAGCAATTTTATTCTGTAGATTATCATTTATTTTATCTGCCACTCCTATGCGTCACTTTATTGCTCTGTCGATGCTTTTAAACAAACTGCTAATAATAAACCCGTGCTTACTACTattttcctttatatatatatatatatatatatatatatatatatatattcagataTTTCGGAATTATAATAAGACGATGCAACTAATAAGCCTAGTCAACTATACTTAGCACGTGGATTTTGATTTCAGTTATTTATGGATGTCAGTCGGGTCTGATACGTCGGCCGTCCGTGCAACATGATCGATAAAAAAGATGTCTGAGCCCGGGTTCGAACCGGGGACCTCTAGTGTGTGAGACTAGCGTGATGACCAACTACACCACCCAGACGTCGTGTGGAGGGGGACTCGAGAATCGTATTAAATATTTATTGAAGAAATCAATATACCTGACGGCCATGCCCGTGGTTCATTTGGTCACTCCCGCATCTACGGCGATACGATCCTCCACGAAATCGCAAGCAGCGTTGATGAGCCAAGTGAAGATCGCATTTTGCAATGTCCGTCTGAAAAGGAGGACATGATGAATAAGTAGCGCTGATGCACCATGTAAAAATACAGTATGGTTTCTACGAGGAATACCAAAACTTAACCAACGTATCTAAGGAACCCTGCATGGGAGGATAAGTTCCTGGTCCGAGGTGAGTTTTCGGCGGGTTCTCTTCCACCCCCAGGGACCAATATTAGACCATCATCAGCGTCCTCCTATTAAGACCAAGATACACAAGCAATCAGTATATATCAATATATCGGACTTCTGTAAGAATCCCCCCTCGACGTTTTAAACAGTCCAGGAAGGCGAACATGGGACGAAACGATAATGTCAGGCGGCGCCTCAGTACGCAACAACCAGCACTGTCTACTGCTATCCTACCAAGATTGCCGCAGGCTGTTCACCTCCCCCCGGAATCTGCCATCTCCCTGTCACCGGCACAAGTAGCATCCACCACCTCCATCGCCTGTGTTTCCCTGTCACATTTTACTTCTTTCTCTGCCAATTTGCGCTCACATCTCTGCATGACATCAACGACGTTACTGCATCAGTTATAGATATTTCTTATAATCTTTTCACGTAGAGTCCTCCAAGCGTGATCATTACCATGTAGTTCTCTAGATTGGATGCCTCCACTTTGgcgctcccctccctctcttcacCTTGTGGCTTCCCAACCTTCAGCTTCTGCAAAAGAGAAAATGACTTGCAGCAGCTTATCATCTTTTCACATTTGCTCATAGAAATCGAACCACTTCCAGGCCGACAATAAATGCAGGAAGAAGAGAAACCAACCCAGATGTTCTGAATTCGAAAACTTGGATATTCCGGTTGCTTTTCTTTAATTTGACAAACTTATCACATTATATGAAACTAAATAACACAGAAAGCGAATGACACTGAGAAAACCTCTTACAATAACGAAAACAACTCCTCTTGGAACTCACCTTCACCATCACATCTGCATCTTTTCTCGTCCATTGGAACATGTTTGCGTACAACTTTGCatctcttctattcttctctgctTGAAGCTGTTTCAATGCCATCTGTAGTGACTTCACCTCCCTGCAAGTTTGTGCAAAAAAAGATGTGCTAAGATTACCAATTTCCTGTAATTGGATTATTCTAGTGCCTACTAACTTGTTCTTTGGGTCGAGCTCTAATGCCTTCTGAATATCCAACTTAGCTAAATCCAGATCAGCAGCTTCAATATAAGCTTGTGCTCGCCTGTACAGTGCCTTCACGTTGCAGAACTCATTATCTAGTACCTAGAGGTGCAAAGAGTTGTATGCATAAAAATCAAAGATTGCCTGATAATGTCACATAATGTATTAAATTGGCTTTTACCTGTGAACATAACCGAATAGCTCCCTGAAAGTCCTTCAGTTTTAGGCAACATGCTGCAGAATTCAACCAGCACGAGATTCTCAGAGATTTCACTAGCTTTTCCTCATTATCCTCAAATGTTCCTTCACCATCAATATACCTAGCAGCCTGAAAATTTGATGAATTAATCTATTGAGACAAGAGACTTCTCCACTTACAAGAGAATAATTATCATTAGTCCAGATATTATTAGCCACTCATCACTGAGCTACCTTATCATACTTCTTTGCAGCTCGTTCAAACTTCCCGTTCTTGAAAAGATCATTGCCTGAACTTTTTGTGCCTTCAGCAGCTTGTATCTTCTCAAGACCAGTCATCTCCCGTATGTCTTTTTCCTGTGGTTTGGAAAGAAGACACAGTTACTAGTAGTTTCACCACACACTCAAATAACACCTTCGCCAGCTTGTCAATATTGTCACCTTTGTAAAGTCTAACAACTCCACCACATATATCAAAGTTGAACTTGAAGGAATTATGGTTGCATCCCGCTTAGCTTCGTCATTTCCAAATGCATACTCCGGTTCTATAGTCAGTTCAGATAGTTCACCCTTCAACATTGTTGATACAGCACGATCTAAACCAGCAATAACCTGTTCTGTACAGCAAAACATGGGGCATCAGTGCAAGATATCTGAAATTACAAGCCAGAATTTTGTAACCATAATGTGTTAAAAATCAATCAAACTTTGCACATTTCACAAAGAAAACGTGAATGAAATGAATTGACTTAAAAATGATCTGACCTTCATCAATTATAAATTGAAAACTTTCTCCATCAAAGCCTACTTTCTCAAAAGTAGTGCCACCTTTGAACATGGCAGTATACCTAACTGAAGATGAGACACATTCTGCATAAGTCCACAATCCTCAAGCAAGAAGGTAAATTAATAATCAGATAAGTTACATTTCTGAACATAATCAGAATGTGCATGCAAGTATTTCAAAGTAATTGTAACCAAAAGATGAGATATATAAAAACGAGAGTATTCTATGTGGGAGAAACCAAATGATAAGCTCTACTCTGAACAATATCATATCTCAAGTCATTAGCAACTTCCATAGATTATCATTATTGGAAGTAAAGATGAAAACTGACCACAAACGGTCTCCCCGCTGTTCGGTGTACGGAGACCTTCGCCTGCTCTCAGAATCTTCTTCAATACCTTCATATCACCAGTAACATCAACAACAGGCTTCAAAGATACTAACTCAACTTCAATATTCAACACGGCATTTGACGGAATAGCAGGTAATCCATTAATAGCTTCTCTCCCTGCTTCTCCAAATGCATCTAGAGATGGCTATCATCCAAAGGTGAGCTTAAGGTAGATGTATGATCAAAATTAATGCAAAAAAAGGAATATCTGACAGATAAATAAACATCAAGAAAATTACAGTTTAACCCAGGTTTATAATATGTTACTTAGATATTAGACCACAAATTAGTGGAAACCTTGTGCACTGGGCCATCCTAACCTGTCTATGCTTTCCCTGTCAGACACTTAAACTAGCTATTACTCACCTCATCTTggaaattttaaaattagaacATAAATACCTACTAACTTCATGCATCCAAAAACCATTCTTGTCTTACTAATACAAACTCTTTGTTTCTTAACTACCGTAAATGACCTAATTAATGtcccataaatttttttttttatttaagggaCACCAGTTATCACGCAAAACCTCCATGCCTCTCCCCTCTTTCATGATCATTATAATTAGCCCTTCAAGAAGTAGAGCAACTAGAACGAGCCAAAAAGGTTCCATCAAAATGTGTGCAACCCATTATTCTAGCCATGACAAgacaaaaaaaagttaaaatacaTAATTAAATGTCAAAGTTGAGTTTGTGAATGCAGTTATCATGCTTTGTCACAATGATTTGGTAAGGCTAGTAAAGTTTTTCTTACTAACAAGCAAGAACTAATGCAATCTACTCCAAATTCCCATCTAAAATGAAAAAAACTAGTGAAGGGGTGTAAAGAGTGGCAAAAGAAATTTAACAGTGATAAAAATTGAAAATGCATGCCCAAAATTCATTCCAAAGCATCAGAAACTATCTTAATGGTCTGACATACATTGTGGTTGAATGGTGACAAAAGCCTTCTCCCCTCTTCTCATGGTATTCACAATCTTGGGTAATGCTGGACACAAATGCCCTGCACGATGAAACCCATTAGATTTGGTACAAGAATAGAACATGCTGTCGGATCTGGTCTAAGAATAGAAAACACCAACAAAAATTAAATTCACAATTATAGACACCTTGATTAACACAAAACTCAAATCCTCCTTCAGGAGTTTCTGCAACAATCGTGCCATCAAGCAGCCTGACTTGATACTTGACTGTGCAGTTAGAAAAATGAACCAATTAGAATAGGAAAGAACATAGATACAACATTTAACGGCAAAGCAACTAACATTTAATAAGCTAGAGTTTCCTAAACATACCTGTAACTTCATCCAAATCTCCTGTTTGCCTATCATCCCCACCTGATAAAACTTTCTTAACTATTCCACCATCCTTGCAAATGTCCATGACTGTTAGCCATGATAGTAGTTCTACCTCAAACTGCATATCAGCATCAGGAGGAACACCTTGAGCAGCAGCATGTCGATAACCAGAAGAACAAGGCAATGTAAATAGTGCCAATTCTCCCCTTTTCATGGTAATTATTCCTTGATCCAAGCCAGCAATGCCTTGTTCTAATTCAAGATAAGTGCCAATAAGTCTCGATGTTGAAGCAACATGTGGTTATTTTGAAGTCCCAAGATATTACCCAGAAACCAAACACCAACGATTTTCATTAGAACTGCATAATGATAACCAAAGCCACCATAACTTCTTTAGAAGAAAAGTTATCCAATTGAGACAGGATTCCTTTGACTTATGTTACTCATTCCGAAAATTCTTTCAGCTACATGTCATTTCTTACTGACTTGTCTTGGTGTTGAAACACTGACATGTATCCAAAAGGATTATTATCAACATTTATGAGAATGATAGAACTTATTCTAGCATGCAAATTCTAGATCTGAATAATGTTCGACCGTGTACATTGCTGACTTAACCACCAAAATTATCTTTGATATCGTTTTTGATGCGACAACCCTAGAGGCATTCTTCTTCCTAAAAAGCTGAATTAAAAACCCTGATCAAATCAATGAACGAAGAAAATGCACAAAAAATTCACAGTCCCAAAACCCTAAAACAGCTAAAGAATTATCTCATACGAACCAGAAGAATTCAAGAAAAGGACAGCAAAGAAACCCCAAAAGCTACGCGGAGTCTCGAAAAGAAGCAGCACTGCAATCTTACCACCGCCCAGCTCAAAAGTGAGAGGCTCCCCTCGGTCCCGAGTGGACTCGAACTTGCGTCCATCCAGCAATCTACCCTCATAATGAACTGTTGATTCAAATAACCAAGAAAAGGAAACAAGAATTACACCCCAGAGAGCACTCGATGAGGAGGGTCTTGATCTCTATGCCGGAGAAAATGAACATGAATGGGGAGGGTGTGATTCAGGAACCTGTAACTTCGTCGCCGAGGACGGGGGTCTCCCAGCCGCGGCCGGGCCTGAGAAGCTTCTTCCTGAGGCCGGCGCCTCCGATCTCCCTCTCCTCGCCGACCCGGAGCGGCGGCGCGGACTCGATCTCCTCACCGGGCTCCTCGTCgagatcgtcgtcgtcgtcgaccaCGGCAGCGGCCGCCCTCGCGGCGGACGCAGACAAGGTGAGCCTCGACGAGTGCGCCATGCTGTTCGCCACAAGACAAGCCTGCTTCGTTCCGCCCCTTCTCCTGTTCTCTGGAACAATCTTTGGCTTTTTGGTTGTATAAAAGAATGATTTGTGGATGTGATCATCAAAATATATAACAAAATTATTAATGATGATGGCGATTCACTCTAaatcataatttaaattatatatatatatatatatatgatttgtggATGTGATCATCAAAATATATCCCAAAATTGAtgtaattttgattttaaaatcaGAATCGTCAATTTCAATTCTACACAATTGAAACTGGGTTTAAACCACCCAAACCTAGTTTCGTTTCCTTTCTAAAATGATAAACTGTCCGATCGACTTAATTCCAATTCAGTTTAGTTTTGATTCGAATGTGTCATGCTTATTGATAGACCATATCGTGGATTTCGTCACATCAACACGACCTCCCAACCACGTCAGTGCAGGTACGAAACCTCGAAAGAAAGACGTGATGTTACATCGGACGTGCCACTAGGAATTTGGAACGACGGTCATCGTGCAAAGATCACGTACGGACAATCCTCGGGCGTTAGAATAAAAGCTCCATGTCAACATCTGGTAGGAGAATACAGGATTTTTCACATAATTTCACTGACTTAATCTTTGAAGAGGCCTAAGTCGGGATACCTTTTTCATCTTGACCTAGGTCAAAGTGCAAGAATCATACGATGACGAAGGCGAGCATACTTATTGTAGAAACTTTATGGACATCGATCGACCCCGAACTCGACCCGACCCGACGAAGATTTCATCCGTAGACTTTCTGTACAACGACGATCGGACCAAGCTGTATAGGTTCCTCGGCCACGGTATAAAAGATTCACAAACACTTATCAAAAAGGCTCAGCCTAATGGATGGACTTAAATCCGAACCCGGGCCAGCCTTACGAACCGAAAACTGAATCCGACTCGGGCACTTAATTTGCGCTGCCCACAAAACTATCCCTATTGGATCGGTCCGCACTTGAGGTCACCCTTTATCCAccctcttctgcttcttcttcttctcccatcAATGTTGCAGGCCCCCTTCGCTGTTTCACTTTAGTTTACGGAGACGGTGGCAGCCTCTTTTGTAGCGCCTGAGGTGACGGTCAAAAGGAGCCAGCCAAAGGCTGGTTGGCAACATCAAGAAATGCTCCTCTCCGCCTCTGACCGGTTGCGAGACAAAAAGTACCACAGGGCTGCTGGTGAGAGAGCTCACGAGCCGGTTTCCATATAGATTATTTGCTCTGCCACTGTTGCCATGGCCGTGTGTGGTGCTTCTCATGATGCCACCATGTCTCTGCATTCAAGAGGGGTTCAAATGTTTTGATGTCTTTTAAGAAATGAAGCCCAACCATCCATTTAAATGTGATATGACATGACTTAATTGGTCAAATTATGTATAGAGATCccttcaaaattaatttttttaaatatttattcttttatccttcatatttaatatatatacataattatttaatattatactatttttatactatattataatatttttgtaataccaaaaaaacactataatatagtaaaaaaaatactatacacAATGTTTTCGTATTGCGATGCAATATTTTCTTGGTgttgatgaaaataaaaatattgtggtATAATATTTTTATGCTGTACTACAATGTTTTCTTAGTATTAccgaaaatactataacataatataaacatatttataaaattattgtaaaatagcatTTTTGTACTactttatagtattttattgataTCGATGAAAACGTTGTAATAatgcaaaaata comes from the Musa acuminata AAA Group cultivar baxijiao chromosome BXJ2-8, Cavendish_Baxijiao_AAA, whole genome shotgun sequence genome and includes:
- the LOC135581859 gene encoding 70 kDa peptidyl-prolyl isomerase-like isoform X1 codes for the protein MAHSSRLTLSASAARAAAAVVDDDDDLDEEPGEEIESAPPLRVGEEREIGGAGLRKKLLRPGRGWETPVLGDEVTVHYEGRLLDGRKFESTRDRGEPLTFELGGEQGIAGLDQGIITMKRGELALFTLPCSSGYRHAAAQGVPPDADMQFEVELLSWLTVMDICKDGGIVKKVLSGGDDRQTGDLDEVTVKYQVRLLDGTIVAETPEGGFEFCVNQGHLCPALPKIVNTMRRGEKAFVTIQPQYAFGEAGREAINGLPAIPSNAVLNIEVELVSLKPVVDVTGDMKVLKKILRAGEGLRTPNSGETVCVRYTAMFKGGTTFEKVGFDGESFQFIIDEEQVIAGLDRAVSTMLKGELSELTIEPEYAFGNDEAKRDATIIPSSSTLIYVVELLDFTKEKDIREMTGLEKIQAAEGTKSSGNDLFKNGKFERAAKKYDKAARYIDGEGTFEDNEEKLVKSLRISCWLNSAACCLKLKDFQGAIRLCSQVLDNEFCNVKALYRRAQAYIEAADLDLAKLDIQKALELDPKNKEVKSLQMALKQLQAEKNRRDAKLYANMFQWTRKDADVMVKKLKVGKPQGEEREGSAKVEASNLENYMRCERKLAEKEVKCDRETQAMEVVDATCAGDREMADSGGR
- the LOC135581859 gene encoding 70 kDa peptidyl-prolyl isomerase-like isoform X2, with product MKVIAGLDRAVSTMLKGELSELTIEPEYAFGNDEAKRDATIIPSSSTLIYVVELLDFTKEKDIREMTGLEKIQAAEGTKSSGNDLFKNGKFERAAKKYDKAARYIDGEGTFEDNEEKLVKSLRISCWLNSAACCLKLKDFQGAIRLCSQVLDNEFCNVKALYRRAQAYIEAADLDLAKLDIQKALELDPKNKEVKSLQMALKQLQAEKNRRDAKLYANMFQWTRKDADVMVKKLKVGKPQGEEREGSAKVEASNLENYMRCERKLAEKEVKCDRETQAMEVVDATCAGDREMADSGGR